From the Candidatus Edwardsbacteria bacterium RifOxyA12_full_54_48 genome, the window GGGACAGCTGCAGGGTCCGGATGTGGAACTGACCGGCTTGGCGGGCCTGAAGGAGGCCCAGCCCGGCCAGCTCAGCTTTTTGGCCAATCCCAGTTATGCCGAATATCTGGGATCCACCAGGGCTTCCTGCATCATCGTCCCCCAAAATGTTGCGGCCCAGGGACGGACCCTGATAATTTCCGACAACCCATACTTAAGCTTCGCCAAGGCCGTGACCTTTTTTTACAATGCCGTCAAAATAAAGCCCCGTCCGGGCATCCACTCTGCCGCGATCGTCGATCCCACGGCTCACATAGACAAGAGTGCCACCATCGGGGCTTATGTGGTCATCGAGGCCGGGGCCAGAATAGGAGCCAATACGGTGATCATGCCCCTGTGCTATATCGGCCGGGAAACAATGGTGGGGGATGATTGCCTGATCTATCCCCAGGTTTCCATACGGGAGGGCTGCCGGATAGGCAACCGTATCATCATGCACGGCGGGGTGGTGGTGGGTGCGGACGGCTTCGGCTACGCCAAGGACGGAGATAGATATTTCAAGATCCCCCAGGTGGGCAATGTCATTCTGGAGGACGACGTGGAGGTGGGGGCCAACACCGCCATCGACCGGGGGGCCCTGGGGCCCACCATTGTCAAACAGGGGACCAAGATAGACAATCTGGTGCAGATCGCCCACAATGTTCATATCGGAAAAGACGGAGTTGTTGCCGGACAGTCTGGGGTGGCCGGCTCAACCTTCATCGGCGACCGGGTGGTGATGGGGGGGCAGGTCGGCATCATCGGACACCTGAAGATAGGCGATGACGTTACTTTTGGCGCCCAGTCCGGGGTCCTCAAATCCATCCCCAGCAAGACCGTGGCTTCCGGTTATCCGGCCAAAAAGCATACCGAGGCCCGCCGCCGGGAGGCCAGTGTGGCCCTGCTGCCGAATTACATCAAAAAGATAAACGCCATGGAAAAAAGAATAGTTGAGCTGGAGAAGAGGCTGAAAGATAAATAGCGGGGCATCATTCCGATGACAATCCCGTGAGCAGGTGACTCCTGATGACAGGCCCCTCTCCATAAGGGGAGGGGCCTGTCTTATGAACGTGGAAAATCAATATGAAATACCTTTCAAGGAGGGACGCATGAATTTGCTTCCGTTTGCCGAACCGTACAAGACCAAGATGGTGGAGCCCATCCGCCGCACCACCCGGGCCGAGAGGGAAGAGCTGATCAAAAAAGCCGGGTACAACCTGTTCAACCTGAAAAGCGACGATGTGTTCATAGATCTTTTGACCGACTCCGGCACCGGGGCCATGAGCAGCGCCCAGTGGGCCGAGATAATGCTGGGAGATGAGTCCTACGCCGGGGCCAGCTCCTACTACAAGCTCAAAAAAACAATAGAAGAACTTCTGGGCATGCCATATTTTCTTCCCACCCACCAGGGCCGGGCGGCCGAGAATGTGCTGTTCTCCGCTTTGATGGGCATGGAGGCCCCCGACCTGGTGGTTCCCGGCAACAGCCACTTTGACACCACCAAGGGCCATATCGAATTCCGCAAGGCCCAGGCCCTGGACTGCACCATCGACCAGGCCTTCGACACCTCCTCCCAGCATCCCTTCAAGGGCAACCTGGACCTGAACAAACTGGAGGCTGTCTTCAAGAAACATCCCAAGGAGAACATCCCGCTGTGTTTGATCACAGTCACCTGCAATTCCTCGGGCGGCCAGCCGGTGTCGCTGGAGAAC encodes:
- a CDS encoding UDP-3-O-(3-hydroxymyristoyl)glucosamine N-acyltransferase, which encodes MNGYQASLLARECGGQLQGPDVELTGLAGLKEAQPGQLSFLANPSYAEYLGSTRASCIIVPQNVAAQGRTLIISDNPYLSFAKAVTFFYNAVKIKPRPGIHSAAIVDPTAHIDKSATIGAYVVIEAGARIGANTVIMPLCYIGRETMVGDDCLIYPQVSIREGCRIGNRIIMHGGVVVGADGFGYAKDGDRYFKIPQVGNVILEDDVEVGANTAIDRGALGPTIVKQGTKIDNLVQIAHNVHIGKDGVVAGQSGVAGSTFIGDRVVMGGQVGIIGHLKIGDDVTFGAQSGVLKSIPSKTVASGYPAKKHTEARRREASVALLPNYIKKINAMEKRIVELEKRLKDK